One genomic region from Colletotrichum lupini chromosome 7, complete sequence encodes:
- a CDS encoding choline dehydrogenase: protein MFPVASILALYVAAVSAAPGQPTDKAFDYIVVGGGTAGVALSTRLSRGLQNATVLVIEAGPSGLGDERIEIPGRRGSTFGSKYDWNLTTVPQEGSNGRVWVQTRGHVLGGSSALNLFSYDRASAHEYDGWEELGNPGWNWDSMRSAMMKSENFTSANTQYYTGSEGVGNAGPIKALINRLIPKHQAPLFPVMNSLGIETNLESLNGNVLGVLYSPNSIEPTHYNRSYSANSYLPLAGPNHFVLTDSKVAKVNLETTCHGSQRATGVTLVDGTVLTARREVIVSGGGLLSPSILENSGIGRADVLSAAGISQIIDLPGVGENLQDHIRIQSSYELKSNYTGYDRLKYDTVYAAEQLQLWRQGKTSMYGYSGSGYTFTNWNQALGDDGEAALAALAQTAIVDTNNPVEKKKLQWLNDTTVPQLEILFSDGYTGVKGYPASGSPGYGKDYFTLIAAIMHPLSRGHVHVNPADPLGPPLIDPNYLSNEYDLQAAIQAIKKCRQVALTEPLRSTWVSEYEPGLNTTTDAQWRDFALRTTLSIYHPVGSCAMLPKEDGGVVDPSLKVYGAENLRVVDASIMPVLISAHIQTAIYGIAERAADIIIEAAKKL, encoded by the exons ATGTTCCCAGTCGCCTCGATCCTGGCCCTGTACGTGGCAGCAGTGTCAGCAGCTCCTGGTCAGCCGACTGACAAGGCTTTCGACTAC ATTGTTGTTGGCGGAGGTACTGCTGGAGTCGCGCTGTCGACCCGTCTCAGCCGGGGGCTGCAGAACGCGACAGTCCTGGTCATCGAAGCAGGTCCATCAGGGCTCGGCGACGAGCGCATTGAGATTCCGGGTCGGAGAGGTTCGACGTTTGGGAGCAAGTACGACTGGAATCTCACTACTGTGCCGCAGGAGGGATCAAATGGCCGCGTCTGGGTTCAGACCAGAGGGCACGTCTTGGGTGGGAGCTCCGCACTCAACCTCTTCTCATACGATAGGGCGTCTGCGCACGAGTATGACGGATGGGAAGAGCTTGGTAACCCAGGGTGGAACTGGGACTCGATGCGCTCTGCCATGATGAAGTCTGAGAATTTTACCTCGGCCAACACTCAGTACTACACCGGGAGCGAGGGCGTTGGCAATGCTGGACCTATCAAGGCTCTGATCAACCGGCTCATCCCCAAGCACCAAGCCCCGCTGTTCCCGGTCATGAACAGCTTGGGCATCGAAACAAACCTTGAATCATTGAACGGCAACGTTCTGGGCGTTCTGTACTCGCCCAACAGCATCGAGCCGACACACTACAACCGATCCTACAGCGCCAACTCTTACCTGCCCTTAGCCGGTCCAAATCACTTCGTTTTGACAGATTCAAAGGTCGCCAAAGTCAACTTGGAGACTACCTGCCATGGCAGCCAGCGTGCTACCGGCGTGACTCTTGTCGACGGAACCGTCCTAACTGCTCGTCGCGAGGTTATCGTTTCTGGTGGAGGTTTACTGAGCCCCTCTATTCTGGAAAACTCCGGCATTGGCAGGGCGGATGTTCTCTCTGCTGCTGGTATTAGTCAGATTATTGACCTTCCAGGAGTAGGTGAAAACCTCCAGGATCACATCCGCATCCAGAGCTCGTACGAACTGAAGAGCAACTACACTGGATACGACCGTCTCAAGTACGACACAGTCTATGCTGCTGAGCAGCTCCAGCTCTGGCGGCAAGGCAAGACTTCAATGTACGGATACTCTGGGAGTGGATACACGTTCACCAACTGGAACCAAGCTCTCGGTGACGATGGAGAAGCAGCGCTTGCTGCCCTTGCTCAGACGGCGATTGTGGATACCAACAACCCGGTTGAGAAGAAAAAACTCCAATGGCTCAACGATACAACGGTACCTCAACTGGAAATTCTTTTCAGCGACGGATATACCGGCGTCAAGGGGTATCCTGCTTCAGGAAGTCCAGGTTACGGCAAAGACTACTTCACGCTCATCGCGGCCATTATGCACCCACTGAGCCGAGGGCATGTCCACGTCAACCCTGCCGACCCCTTGGGACCACCTCTCATCGACCCGAATTATCTTTCAAACGAATACGACTTGCAAGCAGCCATCCAAGCCATCAAAAAGTGTCGTCAGGTCGCTCTCACCGAACCTCTCAGATCCACGTGGGTTTCGGAGTATGAGCCAGGCTTGAATACTACGACAGACGCACAGTGGCGGGACTTTGCTCTCAGGACCACCTTATCCATCTATCACCCAGTCGGCTCCTGCGCAATGCTCCCGAAGGAAGATGGCGGCGTCGTTGACCCGTCACTAAAGGTCTACGGAGCGGAGAACCTCAGGGTCGTGGACGCAAGTATCATGCCAGTCCTAATTTCAGCGCATATTCAGACTGCAATATATGGAATTGCGGAGAGAGCTGCTGATATCATTATTGAGGCTGCAAAAAAGTTATGA